The following are encoded together in the Ooceraea biroi isolate clonal line C1 chromosome 2, Obir_v5.4, whole genome shotgun sequence genome:
- the LOC105287933 gene encoding glycogen [starch] synthase produces the protein MSRERASRRFYRVDSTNDLFEFMDRGYSAQHENRWNFEVAWEAANKVGGIYTVIRSKAYVSTEEMGDQFCLIGPYKEHSARTEVEEADFPPHNPLHQAVQVLRDQGYKVVTGTWLVDGNPQIILFDIGSAAWKLDEYKQELWSTCNLGIPHLDIEANDAVILGYLVCQFIAEFRKAAEGYSSVPPRIVVHCHEWQAGVGLIALRTRHVDVATVFTTHATLLGRYLCAGKTDFYNNLDKFSVDEEAGKRQIYHRYCMERAATHLAHVFTTVSDITGFEAEHLLKRKPDIITPNGLNVKKFAALHEFQNLHAISKEKIHEFVRGHFYGHYDFDLDKTLYFFIAGRYEFGNKGADIFIEALARLNHYLKTSRPDLTVVAFLIFPAKTNNFNVESLRGHAVTKSLRDTINDIQQKIGKRMYELCLSGRMPEAQDLLQKEDTIKIKRCLYALQRNGLPPITTHNVVDDWNDPVLNAVRRCNLFNTVHDRVKMVFHPEFLSSTNPLFGLDYEEFVRGCHLGVFPSYYEPWGYTPAECTVMGIPSITTNLSGFGCFMQEHIADPMSYGIYIVDRRFIGLEMSVQQLAQYMFDFARLSRRQRIIQRNRTERLSDLLDWRNLGIYYRQARIKALMTVYPELASEYAEGGVGRFNYPRPISEPPSPSSSRHTTPAASVHGSDDEDDEDEVDDEKELEELRQTNGR, from the exons ATGTCAAGGGAACGCGCGTCCAGAAGATTTTATCGCGTAGATAGTACCAATGATCTGTTTGAATTCATGGACCGTGGCTACTCGGCCCAACACGAAAATCGATGGAATTTCGAAGTTGCATGGGAAGCTGCCAACAAAG TCGGTGGCATTTATACGGTAATAAGGTCCAAAGCTTACGTCTCAACTGAAGAAATGGGCGACCAGTTTTGTCTCATTGGTCCGTACAAGGAACATTCAGCTCGCACCGAAGTGGAGGAAGCCGATTTTCCCCCTCACAACCCTTTGCATCAAGCGGTACAAGTGTTGCGCGATCAGGGATACAAA GTGGTAACAGGGACATGGCTGGTGGACGGAAATCCtcaaatcattttatttgacaTTGGAAGTGCCGCTTGGAAGCTGGACGAGTACAAACAAGAATTATGGAGTACGTGCAATCTTGGAATACCTCACCTCGATATCGAAGCTAATGACGCCGTGATACTCGGATACTTGGTTTGCCAATTTATTGCCGAATTTAG GAAGGCAGCCGAAGGATACTCGAGCGTTCCACCGAGAATAGTCGTGCATTGTCACGAATGGCAAGCGGGTGTCGGATTAATTGCTTTGAGAACGAGACACGTTGATGTGGCTACGGTGTTTACCACTCACGCTACTCTTCTCGGTAGATATCTTTGCGCGGGAAAGACTGACTTTTACAACAATCTAGATAAG TTCAGTGTCGACGAAGAAGCAGGAAAACGTCAAATATACCATAGATATTGCATGGAGCGCGCTGCCACACACCTGGCGCATGTATTTACGACAGTGTCCGATATCACTGGTTTCGAGGCAGAGCACTTGCTCAAGCGCAAACCCGATATCATTACACCGAACGGATTGAACGTAAAGAAATTTGCTGCATTGCACGAATTTCAGAATTTACATGCAATTAGTAAAGAGAAGATACACGAGTTTGTGCGCGGTCACTTTTATGG ACACTATGACTTCGATTTAGACAAAACGTTGTACTTTTTCATCGCTGGCCGATACGAATTCGGAAATAAGGGCGCCGATATCTTCATAGAAGCCTTGGCTAGATTGAACCACTACCTAAAAACATCCAGGCCAGATTTGACCGTGGTAGCTTTCCTCATTTTTCCTGCAAAAACCAACAACTTTAATGTCGAGTCACTTCGCGGCCATGCG GTAACGAAATCCTTACGAGACACCATCAACGATATACAGCAGAAAATAGGGAAACGTATGTACGAATTGTGTCTCTCTGGTCGTATGCCTGAAGCTCAGGACCTGTTGCAGAAAGAAGACACCATCAAGATAAAGCG TTGTCTATACGCTCTCCAAAGAAATGGATTGCCGCCTATCACAACGCACAACGTTGTCGACGACTGGAATGATCCGGTGTTGAATGCCGTTAGAAGGTGCAATCTCTTCAACACCGTCCACGATCGCGTTAAG ATGGTATTTCATCCGGAGTTTCTGTCTTCGACGAATCCGCTGTTTGGGCTCGATTACGAGGAGTTTGTCAGAGGATGCCACCTGGGCGTCTTCCCCTCGTACTATGAACCCTGGGGATACACGCCGGCTGAATGCACGGTCATGGGGATTCCCAGTATCACCACGAATCTATCAGGCTTCGGGTGCTTCATGCAGGAGCACATAGCAGATCCGATGAGTTATGGCATATACATCGTCGACAGACGTTTCATCGGTTTGGAAATGAGTGTTCAGCAGCTCGCCCAGTACATGTTCGACTTTGCGCGACTCAGTCGCCGTCAACGTATCATCCAGAGAAACCGTACGGAACGTCTGAGCGATCTTCTCGATTGGCGAAATCTTGGCATT TATTACCGCCAGGCGAGAATAAAGGCGCTCATGACCGTGTACCCGGAATTGGCATCCGAGTATGCCGAGGGTGGAGTCGGCCGATTCAATTATCCCAGACCAATCAGCGAACCACCATCTCCGTCATCCTCGCGACACACGACACCGGCTGCTTCGGTACACGGTTCGGACGATGAGGACGATGAGGACGAGGTTGATGACGAAAAAGAG CTGGAAGAATTGCGGCAAACGAATGGAAGGTAA
- the LOC105287929 gene encoding ruvB-like 2, whose product MAVITNTQEVREITKIERIGTHSHIRGLGLNDSLEPRNVSQGMVGQHMARRAAGVVLEMIKDGKIAGRAILLAGQPGTGKTAIAMGMAQTLGADTPFTSMAGSEIYSLEMSKTEALTQSIRKSIGVRIKEETEIIEGEVVEIQVDRPATGVGVKVGKLTLKTTEMETIYELGNKMIDCLMKEKVQAGDVVTIDKATGKINRLGRSFTRARDYDATGSQTRFVQCPEGELQKRKEVVHTVTLHEIDVINSRTHGFLALFSGDTGEIKSEVRDQINAKVAEWREEGKAEIIPGVLFIDEVHMLDIECFSFLNRALENEMAPVVIMATNRGITRIRGTYYKSPHGIPIDLLDRMIIVPTRPYQEKELKEILKIRCEEEDCEMTDDALTVLTRIALETSLRYAIQLITTASLVSRRRKTTEVSIEDVKRVYSLFLDENRSTQFLKEYQDEFMFNEFSVPTEDNMDVSP is encoded by the exons ATGGCG gttATCACTAATACACAGGAAGTCCGAGAGATTACCAAGATAGAGCGTATTGGTACTCACTCTCATATTAGAGGATTGGGACTCAATGATAGCTTGGAACCTCGCAat GTATCCCAAGGTATGGTTGGTCAGCATATGGCACGGCGGGCTGCTGGTGTCGTCTTGGAGATGATCAAGGACGGAAAAATAGCAGGTCGTGCGATTCTATTAGCTGGACAGCCTGGCACAGGCAAAACCGCTATTGCTATGGGGATGGCACAAACCTTGGGCGCAGATACACCTTTCACGTCGATGGCTGGCTCTGAGATTTACTCATTAGAAATGAGCAAAACGGAAGCCTTAACTCAGTCTATTAGAAAGTCTATTGGAGTTCGAATCAAGGAGGAAACGGAAATTATAGAGGGCGAGGTTGTAGAGATTCAAGTTGACAGACCAGCAACCGGAGTTGGTGTAAAAGTCGGCAAATTGACGTTAAAAACGACCGAAATGGAGACGATATACGAATTAGGAAATAAGATGATTGATTGTTTAATGAAAGAGAAG GTACAAGCTGGCGACGTTGTAACGATCGATAAAGCGACGGGAAAAATCAACAGATTGGGACGATCCTTCACTAGAGCCCGAGACTATGACGCGACGGGTTCGCAAACGCGCTTCGTCCAATGTCCCGAGGGTGAACTGCAGAAGCGGAAGGAAGTTGTGCACACCGTGACTCTACACGAAATCGATGTGATAAATAGTAGAACTCACGGATTCTTAGCATTGTTCTCCGGTGATACTGGTGAGATCAAGTCGGAGGTACGAGATCAAATAAATGCCAAGGTCGCTGAATGGCGGGAGGAGGGTAAGGCGGAAATCATTCCGGGTGTGCTTTTTATCGATGAGGTGCATATGTTGGACATTGAGTGTTTCTCGTTCCTCAATCGCGCATTGGAGAATGAGATGGCTCCAGTTGTGATCATGGCAACAAACAGAG GTATCACCAGAATCAGAGGAACATATTACAAGAGCCCTCACGGTATTCCAATTGACTTGTTGGACCGTATGATCATTGTTCCGACGAGGCCGTACCAAGAGAAGGAGCTGAAGGAAATCTTAAAGATAAGATGCGAGGAAGAGGATTGCGAAATGACCGATGACGCTCTCACCGTGTTAACGAGGATCGCATTGGAGACGTCACTACGATACGCGATACAGTTGATCACGACCGCGTCTCTCGTCAGCCGCCGAAGGAAAACGACAGAA GTCAGTATCGAGGATGTAAAACGCGTCTACTCCTTGTTTCTCGATGAGAACAGATCTACGCAATTTCTCAAGGAATATCAGGATGAGTTCATGTTTAACGAATTCT CTGTTCCAACTGAGGACAATATGGACGTTTCTCCATAA